From Vigna unguiculata cultivar IT97K-499-35 chromosome 5, ASM411807v1, whole genome shotgun sequence, the proteins below share one genomic window:
- the LOC114184493 gene encoding exocyst complex component EXO70H1-like: protein MPKMGLKSLFLFKTSPSPPSIKPLSHSLMDENVETARNIISKWDLIPASHQTSSLKPTTVPLFSNTRQEAKQYLKAVASLQSTMHHLVALDSSSDSLIQAQFLMQLAMKRLQTEFYRILAENKDNLDPESVLSTDLRSSSVSEDEDNFSEDEYRFAGGSVSTVAMADLKAIAECMVSAGYSKECLKIYVIMRKSIVDEALYHLGVERLSLSQVQKMEWGVLESKIKRWVGSVEVAVRTLFRGEKSLCEYVFGSAERKIADSCFSAICRDAAATLFGFPENVAKCKKTPEKMFRMLDLYNAISENGQQIESIFSSQSTSSIILQARASKARLGEAIRTMLINFESAIHKESSKIPVPGGEIHPLTRYVMNYIAFLADYKDALSEIVADWSENPLPESYYRSGDRGGMNRSSEIAERIAWLILVLLCKIEGKAELYKEVALSYLFLANNIHYVVVKVRTTNLGLILGEHWFTKHEVRVKEYVSKYESVGWSKVFMTPPENPTAEQARAIFESFKFELHEARRAQSSWVVPDPNLRDEIKASIAAKLEPIYKVFFEKYQLGSDPIFGCLPDDLQRDLSDILSGCVSSLPTPSPPQRLKHR from the coding sequence ATGCCGAAAATGGGACTCAAAAGCTTATTCCTCTTCAAAACATCACCGTCACCACCTTCCATAAAGCCCTTATCCCACTCGTTAATGGACGAAAACGTTGAAACTGCACGCAATATCATTTCCAAATGGGACCTTATTCCCGCTTCTCACCAAACCTCTTCTCTCAAACCTACAACCGTTCCTCTTTTCAGCAACACGCGCCAGGAAGCCAAACAGTACCTTAAGGCCGTTGCGAGTTTGCAGTCCACTATGCATCACCTCGTCGCACTCGATTCCTCATCCGACAGCCTCATTCAAGCCCAATTCCTGATGCAACTCGCCATGAAGAGGCTCCAAACCGAATTCTATCGGATTTTAGCCGAAAACAAGGACAATCTCGATCCTGAATCCGTCCTTTCCACCGATCTTCGGAGCAGCAGTGTCTCCGAGGACGAAGACAATTTTTCCGAGGACGAGTACCGCTTCGCCGGCGGCTCGGTATCCACCGTCGCCATGGCGGATTTGAAAGCCATTGCGGAGTGTATGGTTTCCGCGGGATACAGCAAAGAGTGCCTCAAGATTTACGTCATAATGCGAAAATCGATCGTGGATGAGGCGCTGTATCATTTAGGAGTGGAGAGGCTGAGTCTTTCTCAGGTTCAGAAGATGGAGTGGGGGGTTCTGGAGTCCAAGATTAAGCGCTGGGTGGGCTCCGTCGAGGTTGCCGTACGAACTCTCTTCCGCGGCGAGAAATCGCTCTGCGAGTACGTCTTCGGTTCGGCGGAGAGGAAGATCGCGGACTCGTGTTTTTCCGCGATTTGCAGAGATGCCGCGGCGACGCTGTTCGGATTTCCGGAAAACGTGGCGAAGTGCAAGAAAACGCCAGAGAAAATGTTCAGGATGCTGGACTTGTACAACGCGATCTCTGAAAACGGACAACAAATCGAGTCCATCTTCTCGTCCCAATCAACCTCCTCCATCATATTACAGGCGCGCGCTTCAAAGGCGAGGCTCGGCGAGGCCATTCGGACGATGTTAATCAACTTTGAATCCGCGATTCACAAGGAATCTTCGAAGATTCCCGTGCCTGGAGGTGAAATCCACCCGCTCACGCGCTACGTCATGAACTACATCGCGTTCCTAGCCGATTACAAGGACGCGCTATCCGAGATAGTTGCCGATTGGTCGGAGAATCCATTGCCGGAGTCTTATTACCGCAGTGGCGATCGCGGGGGAATGAATCGGTCGTCGGAGATAGCGGAACGGATCGCGTGGCTGATATTGGTGCTCCTCTGCAAAATCGAGGGCAAAGCGGAACTGTACAAGGAGGTTGCACTCTCCTACCTGTTTCTCGCGAACAACATACATTACGTCGTCGTAAAAGTGCGAACCACGAACCTAGGGTTAATCCTCGGCGAACATTGGTTCACGAAACACGAAGTGAGGGTGAAAGAGTACGTTTCTAAGTACGAGAGCGTTGGATGGAGCAAGGTTTTCATGACGCCCCCGGAAAATCCCACGGCGGAACAAGCGAGGGCGATTTTCGAGAGTTTCAAGTTCGAACTCCATGAAGCGCGCAGGGCACAATCCTCGTGGGTCGTACCCGACCCGAATCTGCGTGACGAAATAAAAGCATCGATAGCTGCTAAGTTAGAACCAATATACAAAGTGTTTTTTGAGAAATATCAGCTCGGGTCGGATCCCATTTTCGGGTGTTTGCCCGATGATTTGCAAAGAGATCTCTCAGATATTTTATCGGGTTGCGTTTCGTCGTTGCCAACTCCTTCTCCACCGCAACGCTTAAAACACCGGTGA
- the LOC114183905 gene encoding 60S ribosomal protein L35-like — MARIKVYELRNKTKAELLNQLKDLKAELALLRVAKVTGGAPNKLSKIKVVRLSIAQVLTVISQKQKAALREAYKNKKYIPLDLRPKKTRAIRRRLTKHQASLKTERETKKELYFPMRKYAIKV, encoded by the exons ATGG CGAGAATCAAGGTGTACGAGCTGAGGAACAAAACGAAAGCAGAGCTTCTGAACCAATTGAAGGATCTCAAAGCAGAACTCGCTCTCCTCCGCGTCGCTAAGGTCACCGGCGGGGCGCCAAACAAGCTTTCCAAAAT CAAAGTGGTTCGGCTTTCGATAGCGCAGGTGCTGACGGTGATTTCCCAGAAGCAAAAAGCAGCGTTGAGGGAGGCTTACAAGAACAAGAAGTACATTCCTTTGGATCTGCGCCCCAAGAAGACCAGGGCTATCAGAAGGCGCTTAACAAAACATCAG GCTTCATTGAAGACAGAGCGGGAGACAAAGAAGGAATTGTACTTTCCGATGCGAAAGTATGCTATTAAGGTGTAA